The Flavobacterium johnsoniae UW101 genomic interval GCTAATTCGACATCCCTTCTTCTCACCACCATATATTGGATCAAATTTTCACATTTACGTTTCTTTCCGCCAGTACCTCCATCTTTTGCAATATTTTAAATAGATTCCGCTACATTAATCCTAATCAATTATTGGAGTATGTTTATTTCAATAAGTGATTTAAAAAAAAATAGAAAGAAGGTAAAATAAAGCAAAAACCGCCTCCAAGGCATCAGGCGGTTTTGGTGTTATTAAAATAATGCTAATTTTTCAAAATCAGATTTTGTGTCATGCCCTCTAAGCAGTCAACTCTTATCAAGTATATTCCAAATGTGGCACCAGTAATATTAAACTCGAAACTTTGGCGTTCTTCTGAAAAAATAATATTTCGCTTTTGTAGAACTCGTCCATTTAAATTATATATACATACAGTAGCCTTTGCAGATTTTGGACGTTTAATTTGTATTGAAAACAGGCCTGAAGTTGGGTTGGGATAAACAACTATGTCACTTTGAAAAACTGAAACTTCATTACCATCTAAAGATACTTCTTTATTATTTAAGGAGTTTTTTTGTAAGATTATATTGTTTTCATCTACCTTTTGCACTGTTAGGAGCTCTGTTGCAAGGTTAATCGTAATATTATAAACACCTGTTTCCGCAATATTCCATTTTGTATCAGTCCCATCAACACGGTATTTCGCAGCAGTAAGAAAGTCAGCATTAACAGCGTCGGAATACAGCCAGTTCCCATCCTCCCAATTATTGGAAATAAAATCTGTTCCCAATTTTGCATGAATTTTGATCTCACCCGCATTTAATGCACCTGTAAAAGTCCATATATTCGAGCCTGGTGTCGTTCTGGCCAAATCAGTAGCAATATCACCTTCAGGTTTGGTCCAGCTCCCTGATGGGGAACCGGGACCAACTAAAGTAATATAATCATAATCCAATCTTTTAACTGATAAGAGTCCATTTGTCAGATCGACTGTAATTTTATACAGACCAGCTTGTGCAACGCTCCATTTATAATCGTTGCTGCTGTCAATTATGAACTCTGCAGCAGTTCTGAAATCAGCATTATTGGTTTTCGCCTGCAGCCAAGAACCGTCAAGCCAGTTGTCAGCTATAAAAACCGATCCAATTTTTGCATGAATTTTAACCTGGCCCACCTTCAACATCCCTGTAAAAGTCCAGATGTTCGAATTAGGAGACGTTTGTATAAAGTCTGTGTTTATATCTCCTTCTGGTTTGTTCCAACCTCCAGTTGGAGAGCCAGGTCCCGTTAAAGTCATATAATCAAAATATTTTCTCTGTACCGTTATCTTATTTACATTCAGATCAACAGTTACAATATAATACCCAGATTCTTCAATATTCCATTTATAATCATTGCTGTCATCAATCAGGTATTCTGTCTGAGTGAGAAAATCGGCATTTGCCGATTTTGCCTGAAGCCAGGATCCATCAAGCCAGTTACCTGCAATAAAATCAGATTCTAATTTTACATGGATCTTAATCTCTCCGGCATTTAAATTCCCTTTAAAAAACCAGATATTTGAGTTAGGGGCAGTTTCTGCAAAATCTGTACTTGAATCTCCTTCGGGCGTGACCCAATTTCCAATAGAGCATCCCGGGCCTACAAGGGTCATATAATCATAGTCTATTTTTTTTACGTCTAAGCTCTTCTCACGCAAATTTACTTTAATATTATACAGCCCTGGAGCCGCAACATTCCATTTATTGTCAGCACCTCCTACCACATATTCATTGGCGGTCAGAAAATTGGCATTACTATTTTTTGCCTGGAGCCATGAACCGCTAGTCCAGCTGCCTGAAACAAAACCACCTGCTTTCGCATGAATTTTAATCTCCCCCAAGTTTAAATATCCTGTGAATGTCCAGATATTAGAGCCGAAGGTACTTTCTTTAAAATCGGTTGCATCAGTACCTTCGGGTTTCGTCCAGCTGCCTGTTGGTGATGCTGGACCGACTAAAGTGAGGTGATCGAAAATGGGGTCTAAAGTCCATAATTGCGAACTATCGCCGATGCTGCCTGATTGAACTACAATTCCCCTTACTGTATCCATTTCAAGAGCTTTATTACTATTGGAGTTTATGATTTTATAATAACCGTTCCCATCAGGAACCATATCCCATTTCTGGCTGTTTAATCCTAAATACTGCCATGTGTGAATTTTTGCTCCGTCATTAATAGACTGTTCAACAACATCAAAAGATTTTTTATCGGACAATGATGTAATACTATACTCCTTATTTTTTTCAAAGGTAAAAAGCCATTTTTGCTCAGATTTATCCCAATCAATATTATTTGTGGTCAGTGAATCTCTTTGGGTGTTGTAAGCTATTGTTTTACCATTCGCTTTTGATTTAATAAAATAATTGTTTCCTGATAAAATATCTGGCTGCGGATTTATTGGTACAACTTTCAAAATCACGCAACCGTGCGCAGGCACGTTTATACTATAAGAAGACATGCTTCCTAAATTTGTATGAGTCCAAAGATCCCTTACCGATGCATTACCTGAAAAACCAAGAGACACAT includes:
- a CDS encoding RICIN domain-containing protein; translation: MKKTPVLILLLILSLVLSLQKGFSQINPYKAPLYWNPYEYNLIKNDYIPEDEWKKNIDWVNDNLKSYGYNMICIDGWGDDSNYTQDGYRTTHSSNWIHDYKYWADYLKARGMTLGMYNNPLWVNKKAADAGVKIKGTNIPLSTLLNPIEGQEKIFNWVQVNKPGAEQYIKGYVQYYADMGVSYLRIDFLAWFQTGADKGDFTYGPARSTQDYEKALRWIREACDENKIFLSLVMPELIDNAVSENKYGHMIRINEDLGDGGWNRFNNLDRGIRHSWWSQYYNTFDGYTYWSFISGRKKLILDGDFIRLNSLANDNEKKTVISLHLMAGGPLSIADQYNSIGQDISYYQNEEMLALNKDGFVGKPLFTNDPTNESSQVWAGQMSNGDWIIGFFNRENVTKSRTLDFNVSLGFSGNASVRDLWTHTNLGSMSSYSINVPAHGCVILKVVPINPQPDILSGNNYFIKSKANGKTIAYNTQRDSLTTNNIDWDKSEQKWLFTFEKNKEYSITSLSDKKSFDVVEQSINDGAKIHTWQYLGLNSQKWDMVPDGNGYYKIINSNSNKALEMDTVRGIVVQSGSIGDSSQLWTLDPIFDHLTLVGPASPTGSWTKPEGTDATDFKESTFGSNIWTFTGYLNLGEIKIHAKAGGFVSGSWTSGSWLQAKNSNANFLTANEYVVGGADNKWNVAAPGLYNIKVNLREKSLDVKKIDYDYMTLVGPGCSIGNWVTPEGDSSTDFAETAPNSNIWFFKGNLNAGEIKIHVKLESDFIAGNWLDGSWLQAKSANADFLTQTEYLIDDSNDYKWNIEESGYYIVTVDLNVNKITVQRKYFDYMTLTGPGSPTGGWNKPEGDINTDFIQTSPNSNIWTFTGMLKVGQVKIHAKIGSVFIADNWLDGSWLQAKTNNADFRTAAEFIIDSSNDYKWSVAQAGLYKITVDLTNGLLSVKRLDYDYITLVGPGSPSGSWTKPEGDIATDLARTTPGSNIWTFTGALNAGEIKIHAKLGTDFISNNWEDGNWLYSDAVNADFLTAAKYRVDGTDTKWNIAETGVYNITINLATELLTVQKVDENNIILQKNSLNNKEVSLDGNEVSVFQSDIVVYPNPTSGLFSIQIKRPKSAKATVCIYNLNGRVLQKRNIIFSEERQSFEFNITGATFGIYLIRVDCLEGMTQNLILKN